The following proteins come from a genomic window of Metarhizium brunneum chromosome 2, complete sequence:
- the OpS6 gene encoding Glutathione S-transferase-like protein OpS6 produces the protein MASLKTMTLHSHAGGPNPWKVAIILEELGLPYEHKFLDFKQVKEEPFISLNPNGRVPVLEDPNTGISLWESGAIIDYLIDTYDTANKLQYTSTPEKYQTRVWEHFQMSGQGPYFGQLIWFTRYHPEKLQSAIDRYAKEVRRVTGVIDAHLKKQKTEYLVGDKLTYADLMFVPWAVAVSSMAGDLLDLSGYDAYDAWFAKLKSRPSAAKIIKEREAALAASH, from the exons ATGGCCAGCCTCAAGACCATGACCCTCCACTCCCACGCGGGCGGCCCCAACCCGTGGAAGGTAGCCATCAtcctcgaggagctcggcCTCCCCTACGAGCACAAGTTTCTCGACTTCAAGCAAGTCAAAGAAGAGCCCTTCATCTCGCTGAACCCCAATGGACGGGTCCCCGTCCTCGAGGACCCCAACACCGGCATCAGTCTCTGGGAG TCTGGCGCCATAATCGACTACCTCATCGACACGTATGACACCGCCAACAAGCTCCAGTACACCAGCACGCCCGAAAAGTACCAGACCCGCGTCTGGGAGCACTTCCAAATGTCGGGCCAGGGCCCGTACTTTGGCCAGCTCATCTGGTTCACGCGGTACCACCCCGAAAAGCTCCAGTCGGCAATCGACCGCTACGCCAAGGAGGTTCGCCGCGTGACGGGCGTCATCGACGCCCACctgaagaagcaaaagaccGAGTATCTGGTCGGCGACAAGTTGACCTACGCCGATCTCATGTTTGTCCCGTGGGCCGTGGCGGTTTCCAGCATGGCCGGCGACCTTTTGGACCTGTCGGGCTATGACGCCTACGACGCCTGGTTTGCCAAGTTGAAGAGCCGGCCGTCGGCGGCCAAGATCAtcaaggagagggaggcggcTCTCGCTGCCAGCCATTAA
- the Y8928 gene encoding PA-phosphatase related-family protein translates to MPSMPQTNGADSVSLGQPSFLHDLRAFLKEWIRLNWMDVLLMLTIGALSMCVYYAPIKVVRTFPITFNGSGDIVYPEWAYPYRGWILPAWFSGLVSILGPILVYLLAQVRIKSAWDASNAIMGTMWAVSLGTIFQVTIKQLIGGFRPYFLDVCEPDISLARRHNKTGLNAVGFQQVMYTTEVCTQTDTWRLKEAVTSFPSGHSTAAFAGFFFLFLWLNAKLKVWADHKPAFWKLALTMSPLLAAVMIACSLTIDAAHNWYDIVSGSMIGIVMAVASYRSTYAAVLDWRFNHLPLRETEPFGYECDIVTQTVTRSVGWGRGVHGFNEPGERDSRDFCGHDPTEAQRSDIGETGVGGRPTRRAIARSYHRAGELGT, encoded by the exons ATGCCTTCCATGCCGCAAACTAATGGGGCAGACTCGGTGTCACTAGGTCAGCCTTCATTTCTTCATGACTTGAGGGCATTCTTGAAGGAGTGGATTCGATTGAATTGGATGGATGTGCTCCTGATGCTAACCATCGGCGCCTTGAGTATGTGC GTTTATTATGCCCCGATCAAGGTAGTGCGAACCTTTCCCATCACATTCAATGGCTCGGGGGATATCGTGTATCCCGAATGGGCCTACCCCTACCGCGGTTGGATTTTGCCAGCGTGGTTCTCGGGGCTGGTTTCCATCCTTGGACCTATACTTGTCTATCTGCTTGCCCAGGTTCGAATCAAGTCGGCTTGGGACGCCAGcaatgccatcatgggcACAATGTGGGCCGTCTCACTTGGGACGATCTTCCAAGTGACTATCAAGCAGCTCATAGGCGGATTCCGACCATACTTTCTTGATGTGTGCGAACCGGACATCTCCCTGGCAAGAAGACACAACAAGACTGGATTGAACGCGGTTGGGTTCCAGCAAGTCATGTACACCACAGAAGTATGCACGCAAACCGACACCTGGCGACTCAAGGAGGCGGTTACATCATTTCCAAGCGGCCATTCAACCGCGGCCTTTGCgggttttttcttcttgtttctttggTTGAATGCGAAGCTGAAAGTCTGGGCGGACCACAAACCGGCATTTTGGAAACTGGCACTGACAATGAGCCCACTGCTCGCAGCCGTCATGATAGCCTGCTCACTCACTATTGACGCCGCGCACAACTGGTACGATATAGTGAGTGGATCGATGATTGGCATCGTCATGGCCGTCGCTTCGTACCGGTCCACGTATGCCGCCGTGCTGGATTGGAGGTTCAACCATTTGCCGCTGCGGGAGACTGAGCCTTTCGGTTACGAGTGTGATATTGTGACGCAGACGGTTACACGTAGCGTCGGATGGGGGAGAGGTGTGCACGGTTTCAACGAGCCAGGTGAGCGCGACAGCCGTGATTTCTGCGGACATGATCCGACGGAAGCGCAGAGGAGCGACATAGGCGAGACAGGTGTCGGAGGCAGACCCACGAGGCGGGCTATTGCAAGGTCATATCACAGAGCTGGAGAACTTGGCACATGA
- the GAS1 gene encoding 1,3-beta-glucanosyltransferase, whose amino-acid sequence MGLAKLSLAFLAVAGNALAAADIEPIEVKGSKFFYKNGTQFYMKGIAYQQEVGAGGSSSSSSDTKKNYVDPLSDETVCKRDVPLLKELGTNVIRTYAIDPKADHKACMELLQDAGIYIVSDLSEPDKSINRDTPQWNTALFERYTAVIDELAQYPNVIGFFAGNEVSNAKNNTAASAFVKAAVRDTKAYIKNNKKITRWLGVGYAANDDKDIRAEIADYFNCNTVEESIDFWGYNIYSWCGKSSMQKSGYDQQVKFFENYSVPVFFAEYGCNNDGAANRIFDETTALYSDDMTGTFSGGIVYMYYQEANDYGLVKVSGGKATKLKDFDALKKKVNGATPKTLEMSEYKPGGKMNECPKLTDNWQANKALPPTPDKSLCSCMAKSRACVPKSGLAVKKFGDIFGFICKASPESCAGINGNATTGVYGAYSMCSDEEKLAYVLDAYYSSQKKAKDACDFDGSAETQSANSDSSCSDALAKASDTNKKAATATSPIGGGGNAKATSSSDNFAVHGAPVARIFAIGDFAVGLYMLVALCVGAGMVAL is encoded by the exons ATGGGACTAGCTAAGCTTTCGTTGGCGTTCCTTGCCGTCGCAGGGAAcgccctggccgccgccgacattGAGCCCATCGAGGTCAAG GGCTCCAAATTCTTCTACAAAAACGGAACTCAGTTCTACATGAAGGGTATTGCTTACCAGCAGGAAGTCGGCGCCGGtggttcttcttcctcctcctccgaTACAAAGAAGAACTACGTCGACCCTCTCTCTGATGAGACTGTTTGTAAGCGTGATGTCCCTCTTCTCAAGGAGCTCGGCACCAACGTCATTCGAACCTACGCCATCGACCCCAAGGCCGACCACAAGGCCTGCATGGAGCTGCTGCAGGATGCCGGCATTTACATCGTGTCCGATCTCAGCGAGCCCGACAAGTCCATCAACCGCGACACTCCTCAGTGGAACACTGCCCTGTTTGAGCGTTACACGGCTGTcattgatgagcttgccCAGTACCCCAACGTCATCGGCTTCTTTGCTGGAAACGAGGTTTCCAACGCTAAGAACAATACCGCTGCCTCTGCCTTTGTCAAGGCCGCTGTTCGAGACACCAAGGCCTACATAAAGAACAACAAGAAGATTACCAGAtggcttggtgttggctACGCCGCCAACGATGACAAGGATATTCGCGCTGAGATTGCCGACTACTTCAACTGCAACACTGTCGAAGAGTCCATTGATTTCTGGGGTTACAACATCTACTCTTGGTGTGGAAAGAGCTCTATGCAGAAGTCCGGCTATGATCAGCAGGTTAAATTCTTTGAGAACTACTCTGTCCCTGTATTCTTTGCCGAGTATGGTTGCAACAACGACGGCGCTGCCAACCGTATCTTTGACGAAACCACCGCCCTCTACTCTGATGACATGACTGGCACCTTCAGCGGTGGTATCGTCTACATGTACTACCAGGAGGCCAACGATTACGGTCTGGTCAAGGTTTCTGGCGGCAAAGccaccaagctcaaggactTTGACgccctgaagaagaaggtcaaCGGGGCCACACCCAAGACCTTGGAAATGTCCGAGTACAAGCCCGGTGGCAAGATGAACGAGTGCCCCAAGTTGACCGACAACTGGCAGGCTAACAAGGCCCTCCCTCCTACCCCCGACAAGAGTCTCTGCTCCTGCATGGCCAAGTCCCGTGCTTGCGTCCCCAAGTCCGGCCTCGCTGTCAAGAAATTCGGCGACATCTTTGGCTTCATCTGCAAGGCCTCTCCCGAATCTTGCGCCGGTATCAATGGCAATGCCACTACTGGTGTCTACGGTGCCTACAGCATGTGCAGCGATGAGGAGAAGCTTGCCTACGTTCTTGATGCCTATTACAGCAGccagaagaaggccaaggatgctTGCGACTTTGACGGCTCCGCTGAGACCCAGAGTGCCAACTCTGACTCCTCTTGCTCCgatgccctggccaaggctaGTGACACTAACAAGAAGGCCGCCACCGCTACCTCTcccatcggcggcggcggcaatgccaaGGCTACTAGTAGTAGCGACAATTTTGCCGTTCATGGCGCCCCCGTTGCCCGTATCTTCGCCATTGGCGACTTTGCTGTGGGCCTCTACATGTTGGTGGCCCTTTGCGTTGGTGCTGGTATGGTTGCTCTGTAA